Proteins encoded by one window of Scatophagus argus isolate fScaArg1 chromosome 8, fScaArg1.pri, whole genome shotgun sequence:
- the atp5pb gene encoding ATP synthase F(0) complex subunit B1, mitochondrial, with protein sequence MLSRLVFVSANSLKGSGPLGAGLVQVSRSLHTSSQSLAPVPPLPEKGGKVRHAIIPEELFQFLYPKTGVTGPYMLGTGLLIYMLSKEIYVINHETIAAASIGAIIIYGVKKFGPSVAAFADKLNEEKVAKAQEVKDLSISGLTQAIENEKKEQWRVEGRSMLFDAKRNNVAMLLETNYRERLHMVTNEVKRRLDYQVALQDLNRRMEQEHMVNWVEKNVISSITPQQEKENIAKCITDLKALAKATQAKATA encoded by the exons ATGCTGTCCAGGCTCGTCTTTGTCTCAG CCAATTCCCTGAAAGGCAGTGGTCCCCTTGGAGCTGG TCTGGTCCAAGTGTCTCGCTCCCTACACACATCGTCCCAGAGTCTGGCCCCAGTACCCCCTCTGCCAGAGAAGGGAGGCAAAGTCCGTCATGCCATCATCCCAGAGGAGTTGTTCCAGTTCCTGTACCCCAAAACTGGAGTCACAG GACCATACATGCTGGGCACTGGCCTTCTCATTTACATGCTTTCCAAGGAAATCTATGTCATCAACCATGAGACTATTGCTGCCGCCTCCATAGGCGCCATCATTATCTATGGTGTCAAGAAATTTGGTCCCAGTGTTGCAGCTTTTGCTGACAAACTGAATGAG gaaAAAGTGGCCAAGGCCCAGGAGGTGAAGGACCTCTCCATCTCTGGCCTGACTCAGGCTATTGAGAATGAGAAGAAGGAACAGTGGAGAGTGGAGGGAAGATCAATGCTCTTTGATGCTAAGAGG AACAATGTGGCCATGCTGCTGGAGACCAACTACAGAGAGAGGCTACACATGGTGACCAATGAGGTGAAGAGACGCTTGGACTACCAGGTTGCCCTGCAGGACCTCAACCGCCGAATGGAGCAGGAGCACATGGTCAACTGGGTGGAGAAGAACGTCATCAGCAGCATCACTCCTCAGcag gaGAAAGAGAACATCGCCAAGTGCATCACAGACCTGAAGGCTCTGGCCAAGGCTACTCAGGCCAAAGCTACAGCCTAA
- the LOC124063509 gene encoding TRAF3-interacting JNK-activating modulator translates to MALTVSGIQLYPARDFDQIVEIRAARHEHLRGRNNVTSCRSPTREIDTRMIKNELKKKRHLEFLRRRSVSPEPRGLRCTNHSSATKQRFSVKQRSSVRKSETLHTNIQNASTTNGHPVMILKANNITEGPSTSTWASLWSEEVTLTRQEKGRERTQASTSTTTIKESNQHRTKTQKTSIKTFIQAEKSHQKHTVQTENILKTNTMRETSVQTESGLVTVKESDVQRLADYLQEALWREEAMKKKLAALQESTSNLINSSHKIWTARCSEDLLRNKIKTLEAQLQVCLQRFPKDGMKKVVLQMEKQKMIYEEKALAALQKATQDKTEAICKAETMQEALIAAKTEALRWQSLYEELNLSSGQLMENQLHSAEQLQQLHSQVELSRAREAELTEKVVSLNQDKGELQYNICLLEEDNQMLREEIHHLRDGSHESQDFVMLGRLVSEEEEPQVTVRRNSQVEEQLRHTQEKLRLKEKECEELQSELYAMEQECQSSQARLSQCRDELRQISTRHKRPTLCGSWWKVWMFFLLILIVAEVAMLWLWYPPFREQVEDLYSDIETRIDNYLMEMASPRHSGCFRPI, encoded by the exons ATGGCCCTGACTGTCAGTGGAATACAGCTCTACCCAGCGAGAGACTTTGACCAGATAGTGGAGATCAGAGCAGCGAGACATGAACACCTGCGAGGACGTAACAACGTGACTTCATGTCGCAGCCCAACGAGAGAGATTGACACAAGAATGATAAAGAATGagctgaagaaaaagagacatcTGGAATTTCTGAGGAGGAGATCAGTGAGCCCAGAGCCACGTGGTTTGAGGTGTACAAACCACTCTTCAGCTACAAAACAGAGGTTTTCAGTGAAACAACGAAGTTCAGTCAGGAAGTCTGAGACTTTGCATACAAATATCCAGAACGCTTCCACAACTAATGGACATCCAGTAATGAtattaaaagcaaacaacatAACCGAGGGCCCTAGCACCAGCACTTGG GCTTCGTTATGGTCAGAAGAGGTAACACTGACTAGACAAGAGAAAGGCCGTGAAAGGACACAAGCATCTACCTCCACAACAACTATAAAGGAATCAAACCAGCACAGGACAAAAA CTCAAAAGACAAGCATCAAAACATTCATCCAAGCAGAAAAGAGCCACCAAAAACACACTGTCCAGactgaaaatattctgaaaacaaacacaatgcgAGAGACCAGCGTGCAAACAGA GTCCGGTCTTGTCACTGTCAAGGAGTCA GATGTTCAGCGGTTAGCTGACTACCTGCAG gaGGCCCTGTGGAGAGAGGAGGCCATGAAGAAGAAGCTGGCAGCCCTCCAGGAGAGCACGTCAAACCTCATTAACTCCTCTCACAAAATATGGACA GCTCGTTGCAGTGAAGACCTGCTGAGAAACAAGATCAAGACTCTGGAGGCGCAGCTGCAAGTCTGTCTACAG aggTTTCCCAAGGATGGAATGAAGAAAGTGGTGCTACAGATGGAGAAGCAAAAAATGATATATGAGGAGAAGGCCCTGGCCGCTCTGCAGAAGGCCACGCAGGACAAAACTGAGGCGATCTGCAAAGCTGAGACAATGCAG GAAGCGCTAATTGCAGCAAAGACAGAAGCACTGCGATGGCAGAGCCTTTACGAGGAGCTGAATCTGAGCTCTGGACAGCTCATGGAAAACCAGCTCCACAGTGCTGAACAACTGCAACAGCTGCACAGCCAGGTGGAG CTGTCCAGAGCCAGAGAGGCAGAGCTGACAGAAAAGGTGGTGTCATTAAATCAAGACAAGGGGGAGCTACAGTATAACATCTGCCTGCTGGAAGAGGACAATCAGATGCTAAGAGAGGAAATCCATCACCTTAGAG ATGGCAGCCATGAGAGCCAGGACTTTGTGATGCTGGGACGTCTGgtgtcagaggaagaagagccaCAAGTCACAGTGAGGAGAAACTCTCAGGTGGAGGAGCAGCTCCGTCACACTCAAGAGAAACTCCGACTCAAAGAGAAAGAG TGTGAGGAGCTGCAGTCAGAGCTGTATGCCATGGAGCAGGAGTGTCAGTCCAGTCAGGCCCGGCTGTCGCAGTGCAGGGATGAGCTCCGGCAAATCAGCACCCGCCACAAGAGACcg ACGCTGTGCGGCTCTTGGTGGAAGGTGTGGATGTTCTTCCTTCTGATCCTCATTGTGGCGGAGGTTGCCATGTTGTGGTTGTGGTATCCTCCTTTCAGGGAGCAAGTTGAAGACCTGTACTCTGACATCGAGACACGTATTGACAACTATCTAATGGAAATGGCTTCTCCTCGACACTCAGGCTGTTTTAGACCAATATGA
- the dnase1l1l gene encoding deoxyribonuclease I-like 1-like isoform X3, protein MRGAVLLLVVGLCVLNITSSLKICAFNVQSFGESKANNKKVMETLLKILSRYDLCLIQEVRDSKGEAIQVLVKGLNRFDRSNSYSYVESERLGKKSYKEQYVYIYRNNMLKVKERYQYPKQEGDGTNNTDVFSREPFIVHFHSPTTMVKDFVLIGHHTCPRNAMKEIDQLYTVFKRIHKKYKTDNVVILGDLNAGCSYVTVKGWRALRLRSDPKFHWLIGDEQDTTVREKTHCAYDRIIVHGREIISCIVPGSAQPFNFKENMHLTEEEALEVSDHFPVEVDLKPTHRYLLRNEL, encoded by the exons ATGAGGggtgcagtgctgctgctcgTTGTtgggctgtgtgtgttgaacaTCACATCTTCCCTGAAAATCTGCGCGTTCAATGTTCAGAGCTTTGGTGAATCTAAGGCGAACAACAAGAAGGTTATGGAGACTCTGCTAAAG ATTCTTTCTCGGTATGACTTGTGTCTTATTCAGGAGGTCCGGGACTCTAAAGGAGAAGCAATACAAGTTTTGGTGAAAGGTCTTAACAG ATTTGACAGATCCAACTCATACTCCTATGTGGAAAGTGAAAGGCTGGGGAAGAAGTCCTACAAGGAGCAGTATGTCTACATTTACAG GAACAACATGCTGAAGGTCAAAGAGCGTTATCAGTACCCTAAACAAGAGGGAGATGGGACCaacaacactgatgttttctCCAGAGAGCCTTTTATCGTCCACTTTCACTCCCCTACTACAA TGGTGAAGGATTTTGTCCTGATCGGGCATCACACCTGTCCCAGAAACGCCATGAAGGAGATTGACCAACTGTATACAGTCTTCAAAAGAATTCACAAGAAGTACAAGACTGAT AATGTCGTGATCTTAGGGGATCTCAACGCTGGCTGCAGCTACGTCACCGTCAAGGGCTGGAGAGCTTTGCGTCTGAGGAGTGACCCCAAATTTCACTGGCTGATTGGAGATGAACAAGACACGACCGTCCGTGAGAAGACGCACTGTGCCTATGACAG GATCATTGTCCATGGACGTGAGATTATCTCCTGCATTGTGCCAGGTTCAGCTCAACCCTTCAACTTTAAAGAGAACATGCAtctcacagaggaggag GCTCTTGAGGTGAGTGACCATTTTCCTGTAGAAGTTGACCTGAAGCCCACCCACCGTTACCTCCTCCGCAATGAGCTGTAA
- the dnase1l1l gene encoding deoxyribonuclease I-like 1-like isoform X4, translated as MRGAVLLLVVGLCVLNITSSLKICAFNVQSFGESKANNKKVMETLLKEVRDSKGEAIQVLVKGLNRFDRSNSYSYVESERLGKKSYKEQYVYIYRNNMLKVKERYQYPKQEGDGTNNTDVFSREPFIVHFHSPTTMVKDFVLIGHHTCPRNAMKEIDQLYTVFKRIHKKYKTDNVVILGDLNAGCSYVTVKGWRALRLRSDPKFHWLIGDEQDTTVREKTHCAYDRIIVHGREIISCIVPGSAQPFNFKENMHLTEEEALEVSDHFPVEVDLKPTHRYLLRNEL; from the exons ATGAGGggtgcagtgctgctgctcgTTGTtgggctgtgtgtgttgaacaTCACATCTTCCCTGAAAATCTGCGCGTTCAATGTTCAGAGCTTTGGTGAATCTAAGGCGAACAACAAGAAGGTTATGGAGACTCTGCTAAAG GAGGTCCGGGACTCTAAAGGAGAAGCAATACAAGTTTTGGTGAAAGGTCTTAACAG ATTTGACAGATCCAACTCATACTCCTATGTGGAAAGTGAAAGGCTGGGGAAGAAGTCCTACAAGGAGCAGTATGTCTACATTTACAG GAACAACATGCTGAAGGTCAAAGAGCGTTATCAGTACCCTAAACAAGAGGGAGATGGGACCaacaacactgatgttttctCCAGAGAGCCTTTTATCGTCCACTTTCACTCCCCTACTACAA TGGTGAAGGATTTTGTCCTGATCGGGCATCACACCTGTCCCAGAAACGCCATGAAGGAGATTGACCAACTGTATACAGTCTTCAAAAGAATTCACAAGAAGTACAAGACTGAT AATGTCGTGATCTTAGGGGATCTCAACGCTGGCTGCAGCTACGTCACCGTCAAGGGCTGGAGAGCTTTGCGTCTGAGGAGTGACCCCAAATTTCACTGGCTGATTGGAGATGAACAAGACACGACCGTCCGTGAGAAGACGCACTGTGCCTATGACAG GATCATTGTCCATGGACGTGAGATTATCTCCTGCATTGTGCCAGGTTCAGCTCAACCCTTCAACTTTAAAGAGAACATGCAtctcacagaggaggag GCTCTTGAGGTGAGTGACCATTTTCCTGTAGAAGTTGACCTGAAGCCCACCCACCGTTACCTCCTCCGCAATGAGCTGTAA
- the dnase1l1l gene encoding deoxyribonuclease I-like 1-like isoform X1, whose protein sequence is MEQTFAELLSDAFSETSVPLFPDGDLDFENLNFDEKLEEDETGIAHENIPTEDNEALHQEAANHTADIYTAENADEKEPDEENFQGVGVTSVGQIQEEDYTSSDGDSEQEGIVSGEDEEDGEEDMGTGGGPGELSVCSSNKEDRIFAEGQPLAPEGVENPQVRNEDQGDSKSDEEVSYFEKVPERGSGMMIKGIGMEDEEQEREKEKREDLSDSECESMKIKEEENVLTLCFEQEVENPSRDGPAKVSLEFPEISVQKLQDLIAEVDSKEYVEKMEDFSGEEHQEAGESFADYPSDFSSCEYTEDGVTNKEKDHQYIAKQDTCLERDVMDIRWSRNAEDTDKEGDEYLYSIDLEVDADKFRGLEAVNGERERELVEHMLTDAARMGCDDGGETSDSDSCSSSDDDDDDEAQVKRNNEYLEYPCLRDLENNKQPEELHSESSAGFVMWSTFDDYNRVDLADFNTNMSTTDAPLSEDLLTAEDTDKEETLFSDVTRSPAEGVNTYSIVQRGDAETKSPSNQGSLDDSFFFNTEPEAETELGQLEDDDYEEERNWEQEQERIKAFYEFYDDSDIEDGREGRRTKVQFCMDPLSQVIHYETDSSDRESLSSSTEGEEDQSSAETSEELREPDDSKDMRPACDPPDPPQIPQNLPDLNNTQTCTRKNKCLNILKVTLKMCVVIVMGLLMFWVATDQAGWLSQE, encoded by the exons ATGGAACAAACTTTTGCTGAACTTCTTAGTGATGCATTTTCAG AAACATCTGTTCCGTTGTTCCCTGATGGAGATTTGGactttgaaaatttaaattttgatgAAAAACTTGAGGAGGACGAAACAGGCATTGCTCATGAAAACATACCAACAGAGGACAACGAGGCTCTGCACCAGGAAGCAGCCAACCATACTGCAGATATATACACGGCTGAAAATGCTGATGAAAAGGAGCCTGATGAGGAGAATTTTCAAGGTGTTGGGGTCACGAGTGTGGGCCAAATACAGGAGGAGGATTACACAAGCTCAGATGGAGATTCTGAACAGGAAGGTATTGTCtctggagaagatgaagaggatggGGAAGAGGATATGGGAACAGGAGGGGGGCCAGGGGAGTTGTCGGTCTGCAGCAGTAATAAAGAGGACAGGATCTTTGCTGAGGGACAACCTCTGGCCCCAGAGGGTGTCGAAAACCCTCAAGTTAGAAATGAGGACCAAGGTGACAGTAAGAGCGATGAGGAGGTGTCCTATTTTGAGAAAGTCCCTGAACGTGGCAGTGGGATGATGATAAAAGGCATTGGGATGGAAGACGAAgagcaagagagggaaaaagaaaagcgcGAGGACTTGTCTGATTCTGAGTGTGAGAGCATGaaaatcaaagaagaagaaaatgttctcaCTTTGTGCTTTGAGCAGGAGGTTGAAAATCCTAGCAGGGATGGTCCAGCAAAAGTCAGTTTGGAGTTTCCAGAAATATCAGTACAAAAGCTGCAGGATCTTATTGCAGAAGTTGACAGTAAGGAGTATGTAGAGAAAATGGAGGATTTCTCAGGGGAAGAGCACCAGGAGGCAGGTGAGAGCTTTGCAGATTATCcttctgacttttcttcatGCGAATACACAGAAGATGGAgtaacaaataaagaaaaggatCACCAATACATTGCAAAGCAGGACACCTGCCTGGAAAGAGATGTGATGGATATAAGGTGGAGCAGAAATGCTGAGGACACTGACAAGGAGGGAGACGAGTATCTGTACAGCATAGATTTAGAGGTAGATGCCGATAAGTTCAGGGGCCTGGAGGCAGTgaatggagagagggaaagagagctTGTTGAACACATGTTGACCGACGCAGCTAGGATGGGGTGTGATGATGGAGGTGAGACAAGCGACAGTGATTCATGCAGCtccagtgatgatgatgatgatgatgaggccCAAGTAAAGAGGAACAACGAATACCTTGAATACCCGTGTCTGCGAGATCTTGAAAACAACAAGCAACCGGAGGAGCTTCACAGCGAGAGCAGTGCAGGGTTTGTCATGTGGAGCACATTTGATGACTACAACAGAGTGGATCTAGCAGATTTCAACACGAACATGTCAACAACTGATGCCCCACTGTCTGAAGACCTGTTAACCGCAGAGgacacagacaaagaggaaacactgttttcagatgtgACTCGGAGTCCTGCAGAAGGCGTAAACACCTACTCGATAGTGCAGAGAGGGGATGCAGAAACCAAAAGCCCTTCTAACCAGGGATCCCTGGATGATAGCTTCTTCTTTAACACTGAACCTGAAGCTGAGACTGAGCTGGGACAGTTGGAAGATGACGATTACGAAGAGGAGAGGAACTGGGAGCAAGAGCAGGAGAGAATCAAGGCTTTCTATGAGTTTTATGACGACAGCGACATCGAGGATGGAAGAGAGG gACGGCGGACAAAAGTTCAGTTTTGTATGGATCCATTGTCTCAAGTCATTCACTATGAAACTGACAG cagtgacagagagtcactcagcagctccacagagggggaggaggaccAGAGCTCGGCAGAGACATCTGAG GAATTAAGAGAGCCTGATGACAGCAAGGACATGAGACCTGCTTGTGATCCCCCAGATCCCCCTCAAATACCACAGAATCTGCCAGATCTGAACAACACACAAACCTGTACcaggaaaaacaaa TGTCTCAACATCCTGAAGGTGACGCTGAAGATGTGTGTGGTGATTGTAATGGGACTGCTGATGTTCTGGGTGGCCACAGATCAAGCAGGCTGGCTCAGCCAAGAGTAG
- the dnase1l1l gene encoding deoxyribonuclease I-like 1-like isoform X2, whose translation MEQTFAELLSDAFSETSVPLFPDGDLDFENLNFDEKLEEDETGIAHENIPTEDNEALHQEAANHTADIYTAENADEKEPDEENFQGVGVTSVGQIQEEDYTSSDGDSEQEGIVSGEDEEDGEEDMGTGGGPGELSVCSSNKEDRIFAEGQPLAPEGVENPQVRNEDQGDSKSDEEVSYFEKVPERGSGMMIKGIGMEDEEQEREKEKREDLSDSECESMKIKEEENVLTLCFEQEVENPSRDGPAKVSLEFPEISVQKLQDLIAEVDSKEYVEKMEDFSGEEHQEAGESFADYPSDFSSCEYTEDGVTNKEKDHQYIAKQDTCLERDVMDIRWSRNAEDTDKEGDEYLYSIDLEVDADKFRGLEAVNGERERELVEHMLTDAARMGCDDGGETSDSDSCSSSDDDDDDEAQVKRNNEYLEYPCLRDLENNKQPEELHSESSAGFVMWSTFDDYNRVDLADFNTNMSTTDAPLSEDLLTAEDTDKEETLFSDVTRSPAEGVNTYSIVQRGDAETKSPSNQGSLDDSFFFNTEPEAETELGQLEDDDYEEERNWEQEQERIKAFYEFYDDSDIEDGREGRRTKVQFCMDPLSQVIHYETDSDRESLSSSTEGEEDQSSAETSEELREPDDSKDMRPACDPPDPPQIPQNLPDLNNTQTCTRKNKCLNILKVTLKMCVVIVMGLLMFWVATDQAGWLSQE comes from the exons ATGGAACAAACTTTTGCTGAACTTCTTAGTGATGCATTTTCAG AAACATCTGTTCCGTTGTTCCCTGATGGAGATTTGGactttgaaaatttaaattttgatgAAAAACTTGAGGAGGACGAAACAGGCATTGCTCATGAAAACATACCAACAGAGGACAACGAGGCTCTGCACCAGGAAGCAGCCAACCATACTGCAGATATATACACGGCTGAAAATGCTGATGAAAAGGAGCCTGATGAGGAGAATTTTCAAGGTGTTGGGGTCACGAGTGTGGGCCAAATACAGGAGGAGGATTACACAAGCTCAGATGGAGATTCTGAACAGGAAGGTATTGTCtctggagaagatgaagaggatggGGAAGAGGATATGGGAACAGGAGGGGGGCCAGGGGAGTTGTCGGTCTGCAGCAGTAATAAAGAGGACAGGATCTTTGCTGAGGGACAACCTCTGGCCCCAGAGGGTGTCGAAAACCCTCAAGTTAGAAATGAGGACCAAGGTGACAGTAAGAGCGATGAGGAGGTGTCCTATTTTGAGAAAGTCCCTGAACGTGGCAGTGGGATGATGATAAAAGGCATTGGGATGGAAGACGAAgagcaagagagggaaaaagaaaagcgcGAGGACTTGTCTGATTCTGAGTGTGAGAGCATGaaaatcaaagaagaagaaaatgttctcaCTTTGTGCTTTGAGCAGGAGGTTGAAAATCCTAGCAGGGATGGTCCAGCAAAAGTCAGTTTGGAGTTTCCAGAAATATCAGTACAAAAGCTGCAGGATCTTATTGCAGAAGTTGACAGTAAGGAGTATGTAGAGAAAATGGAGGATTTCTCAGGGGAAGAGCACCAGGAGGCAGGTGAGAGCTTTGCAGATTATCcttctgacttttcttcatGCGAATACACAGAAGATGGAgtaacaaataaagaaaaggatCACCAATACATTGCAAAGCAGGACACCTGCCTGGAAAGAGATGTGATGGATATAAGGTGGAGCAGAAATGCTGAGGACACTGACAAGGAGGGAGACGAGTATCTGTACAGCATAGATTTAGAGGTAGATGCCGATAAGTTCAGGGGCCTGGAGGCAGTgaatggagagagggaaagagagctTGTTGAACACATGTTGACCGACGCAGCTAGGATGGGGTGTGATGATGGAGGTGAGACAAGCGACAGTGATTCATGCAGCtccagtgatgatgatgatgatgatgaggccCAAGTAAAGAGGAACAACGAATACCTTGAATACCCGTGTCTGCGAGATCTTGAAAACAACAAGCAACCGGAGGAGCTTCACAGCGAGAGCAGTGCAGGGTTTGTCATGTGGAGCACATTTGATGACTACAACAGAGTGGATCTAGCAGATTTCAACACGAACATGTCAACAACTGATGCCCCACTGTCTGAAGACCTGTTAACCGCAGAGgacacagacaaagaggaaacactgttttcagatgtgACTCGGAGTCCTGCAGAAGGCGTAAACACCTACTCGATAGTGCAGAGAGGGGATGCAGAAACCAAAAGCCCTTCTAACCAGGGATCCCTGGATGATAGCTTCTTCTTTAACACTGAACCTGAAGCTGAGACTGAGCTGGGACAGTTGGAAGATGACGATTACGAAGAGGAGAGGAACTGGGAGCAAGAGCAGGAGAGAATCAAGGCTTTCTATGAGTTTTATGACGACAGCGACATCGAGGATGGAAGAGAGG gACGGCGGACAAAAGTTCAGTTTTGTATGGATCCATTGTCTCAAGTCATTCACTATGAAACTGACAG tgacagagagtcactcagcagctccacagagggggaggaggaccAGAGCTCGGCAGAGACATCTGAG GAATTAAGAGAGCCTGATGACAGCAAGGACATGAGACCTGCTTGTGATCCCCCAGATCCCCCTCAAATACCACAGAATCTGCCAGATCTGAACAACACACAAACCTGTACcaggaaaaacaaa TGTCTCAACATCCTGAAGGTGACGCTGAAGATGTGTGTGGTGATTGTAATGGGACTGCTGATGTTCTGGGTGGCCACAGATCAAGCAGGCTGGCTCAGCCAAGAGTAG
- the LOC124063515 gene encoding emerin-like, with translation MSSLSGMSAQQISYLLDEYGIKHGPVVDSTRSLYERKLREAMAQGKKPKPSSDKTFYREEEEQVTYVYRTPVRSDGAGDSGSYMRLRPERPEREFEHESSYSSYSRSKPEYRGRDFVDEPYMYDTPSTYRNTYLKSTPMKSGQDAPQTPKSSRLIPLWVQFVFFLAVAFFLYVVFSSMETNEPFKGVE, from the exons ATGTCTTCCCTAAGCGGTATGTCTGCGCAGCAAATCAGCTACCTGCTCGATGAATACGGGATAAAGCACGGGCCTGTTGTCG ACTCCACCAGAAGTCTGTATGAGAGGAAGCTGAGAGAGGCCATGGCCCAAGGGAAAAAACCGAAACCTTCATCTGACAAAACTTTCTACAGAGAAGAGG aggaGCAAGTCACTTATGTTTACAGGACACCC GTGAGGAGTGACGGTGCTGGAGACAG TGGGTCATACATGAGGTTAAGACCCGAGCGGCCTGAGAGGGAATTTGAACATGA GTCGTCCTACTCGAGCTACTCACGGTCAAAGCCTGAATACAGAGGGAGGGATTTTGTTGATGA GCCCTACATGTATGACACACCGTCCACCTACAGAAACACATATTTGAAATCGACCCCCATGAAATCTGGTCAAGATGCTCCGCAGACACCCAAGTCGTCTCGCCTCATCCCACTGTGGGTTCAATTTGTGTTCTTCCTGGCTGTGGCCTTCTTCCTCTATGTGGTTTTTTCCAGTATGGAGACAAATGAACCCTTCAAAGGAGTAGAATGA
- the si:ch211-150o23.3 gene encoding uncharacterized protein si:ch211-150o23.3, whose protein sequence is MLRFLHILLTGLFGILWDGVAAFGGVRLVDGDSKCSGRVEVLCHDQWGTVCDNEWDLREADVVCLELGCGLAESAVHGAAFGAGRGEIWLRHVQCSGHETSLIHCAVFLNSNSYCTHDNDAGVKCSGTLLIPTLTLLSPHTVFSPGEAVRFSCSVLLGHHISDFHLYKHGVSTPLVTQRADQTQTRVELTLSDIETFHQGSYSCRYRIKGGFPSQLLSSPPSNSINITVVELLTPHHWYNTSAEAPAGSVLKGHSFNITCSTAQQYPGGSFQLRLIRSNGTVRQSLPALSPSVTFTFPSAQSSNEGYYYCLYRVQLGGRTFVSRESQPLPIAIRDPDPLLSPMVISWLVSGLTFVVAVIIIIIVAKVMCIKEKKPTELERETRTCVDNTYVALSINKL, encoded by the exons ATGCTGAGATTCCTTCATATCCTTTTAACAG GCCTCTTCGGCATTCTGTGGGATGGAGTTGCTGCTTTTG GTGGGGTCAGACTGGTGGATGGGGACAGCAAGTGTTCTGGTAGAGTTGAGGTGCTCTGTCATGACCAGTGGGGGACTGTTTGCGACAATGAGTGGGACCTCCGGGAAGCGGACGTGGTGTGCCTGGAGCTGGGATGTGGCTTAGCCGAATCTGCCGTTCATGGTGCCGCATTCGGTGCAGGCAGGGGAGAGATCTGGCTGCGTCATGTTCAGTGCTCCGGACACGAGACCAGTTTGATACACTGTGCTGTTTTCCTCAACAGTAACTCCTACTGCACCCATGACAATGATGCAGGAGTGAAATGCTCAG GTACCCTTTTAATCCCCACCCTCACCCTGCTGTCACCTCACACTGTGTTCTCTCCTGGGGAGGCCGTTCGCTTCAGCTGCAGCGTTCTGCTGGGTCACCACATCAGTGACTTCCACTTGTATAAGCATGGAGTGTCCACACCGCTGGTTACACAGAGAGCGGACCAGACCCAGACCAGAGTGGAGCTGACATTGTCTGACATAGAGACTTTCCACCAAGGCAGCTACAGCTGTAGGTACAGGATCAAGGGTGGCTTTCCTTCCCAGCTGCTCAGTTCCCCACCCAGCAATTCCATCAACATTACTGTTG TGGAACTCCTGACTCCCCACCACTGGTACAACACGTCAGCTGAGGCCCCGGCGGGTTCCGTCCTTAAAGGCCACAGCTTTAACATCACCTGCTCCACTGCTCAGCAATACCCCGGAGGTTCCTTCCAGCTGCGTCTGATCCGCTCCAACGGCACAGTGCGCCAGTCCCTTCCTGCCCTCTCCCCgtctgtcactttcacttttcccAGCGCCCAGAGCTCCAATGAGGGCTACTACTACTGCCTGTACCGGGTCCAGCTGGGTGGACGCACCTTTGTCTCCAGGGAAAGCCAGCCCCTGCCTATAGCCATCAGAG ACCCGGATCCGTTACTGAGTCCAATGGTGATCAGCTGGCTTGTGTCTGGCTTAACGTTTGTTGTAGCTGTCATCATTATAATCATCGTGGCCAAAGTAATGTGTATCAAGGAGAAGAAACCCACAGAACTGGAGCGAGAGACCAGAACCT GTGTGGACAACACTTATGTTGCCTTATCAATTAACAAGCTATGA